TCTGCTGCTGCGTTGTGTATTCTTATCGGGTTGGTTATTCCGTCAGCAACGATAGCAAGTTCGGCACAAGAATTTTCAAATTTTGGCGGCTTTAAACATCCCTTAACTGTTCTTTATTATCCGTTTACCCAAAGTTTAGGATGCTTGTTTTGGTTGTTATGTATATATAAACTATTTTCAAAAAGTGTACAAAAATATTTTGCATATACGGCGATATTGTTGCTTATGGCGGCACTTATAGATACATTCATTTTTACGGGTAATTACGGTGATATAAACAATATACTGATATTTGAGGATGCAACACGATTAGGTCATTCTATGCGGTATTTCGCTGTGAATGTATTGACAATAACTGCCGGAATAATTGTAATGACATTTTTTGTATACTCAAAATTTTCAAAATGGCTTCCCTCACTTCTTAATATTATAGTTTTAACTTTTTTGGTTATAACAGGTTTTTCTTGCATTTCAATTCAAAAATCTTACCGACGCATGCTGGCTGGAGAAATCACTGAAAAATACGATCATAAAGCATATAGGGTATCAAAAACAGGAAAAAATATTTTCATTTTGATGCTTGACCGTTCTATGAACTTTTTCATCGATCCGGTATTTGAAAATAATGATCTTGTAAGAAAAGAATATACGGGATTTACCGTTTTTGAAAACAGCATAGCTTTTGGTAGGAGTACCAATATGAGTACGCCTTCTCTTTTTGGCGGCTATGAATATACTCCTGAAAATATAAATAAGAGATCTGATGAATTGCTTGTCGATAAACATAATGAAGCGTTGAGTGTGCTGCCGCGACTGTTCAGCGAGTACAATTGGATGGTAAGTTTTACCGATCCTTCGTGGTTAAACTATTCATGGATCCCAGATTTATCTGTATTTAATAAATATAATATACGCTCGAAGAATATCGATGGAATTGGGAAATACAGTAGGGATTTTTCTAGCCTATATTTAGAAAAAACGAACGGGCAAACAAATCTTGTTGCACGTAACATGTTGTATTTTTCTTTTTTTAGAATTTTACCTTCAAAGGTAAGAAAAATATTTTATAATAACGGGGCCTATGCAAAGATTGAAAACCTCTATAATGTTCAAATGGCATTTATAGATGCTTATTCTGCTCTCGAAAATTTATATAAAGAAATTGAATTTGTATCTGATGGAGATTGTATTAATATTATTGTAAATAATACAACCCATGAACCGCCGAAAGATAGCGATATTCTGTTCATACGGCGTGGTGAGCTTATCCCTCTTGCAAAAAAATATTGCCTTAATGAATATACGGCCGAACATTTTTATGCAAACTATTTAGCACATGAATCTTGTGCGCGTTTTTTTCATTTTTTAAAAGATAATGGTTGTTGGGATAATAGCCGTATAATTATTGCCGGTGATCATGGACGGGCTTCGATGCATACAGTTGATATGAATTTCTTATCCGGCTTCGCTGGTACAGATATTTCTCCTGAAAGTCTCATACCATTGATTATGATGAAAGATTTTGACTCAGACGGGCCATTACGAAAAGATTATACCTTTATGACTTTAGCCGACATTCCGATTCTAACAACGGAAGGACTTGAGCCTGAAATGCAAAAAAATCCGTTTAGCGGTTTGCCGTTTAAATCTTCTCAAGATAAAACTGTTATAAAAGCAATGCATGGCGGTGATTGGCGTGCTAATCAACAGTTAAAACTTACGCAATTTAAAACTACGGAAGAGGATTGGGTTTACGTAAAAGAAAATGTATATGACCAAAAATGTTGGAGCAAAAAAACTTTCGTAAATGAATAGGGTATCTCTCATAGTCAAGTTTTTAGAGGTTGTCAATAGGTAAGAAGGGATTCAAAAATTATGAGCGATATATTACTTTCAATTGTTATTCCTGCATATAATGCAGAGCGATTTTTGCATGATTTACTTTCCGTTTTGGTAGAGCAAGTATTTGAATGTATTGAAAACAGTATCGAAGTTATCATTATAAATGACGGTTCTGTAGATACTACGGCAGATATAGCTCAATCTTTTTCTGAAAGGTATTCTTTTATTTCTTTGATTAATCAAGATAATAAAGGTGAATGCGGAGCTCGGAATACCGGAATAAAAAATGCAAAAGGACGTTATATTTATTTTTTGGACAGCGATGACGTTCTACCTGAGGGGACGCTGCTTTTCTTTCAGAATTTTTTATCTCAATCTAATGAATCCGATGTTTTTGCTTTTGGATATGAAGTACACCGAAATGGCATGGTATCAAAAACAGTTTTTTCTGAAAGTTTGAATAACCGTTCATTCCCTTCAGAGGTGATAAAAAAATTATTTCTTTCAAAAAAACTGCCTATTTGTATCTGTAGCATGATTTATAGAAATGCCTTCATTTCTGAAAATGCTTTGTTATTTCCTGTAGGGGTAAAAATAGGCGGTGATATGGTATTTATGGTAAATACCTTCGCAAAAGCATGTACGCTTCAGTATAGCAAACGGATATCCTTTATTTATCAAATACGCGATGATTCTGTGATGCAAGGATATAAAGGTTATAATACGGATAGGATAAAGTCATTTGCGTTTATCCGTGATGCGGTTCTAAAAAATTATGCCGACTATAGTTCTATTAAAAAAGAAGCAAATTTTTTTATTGCAAATTCATATTTATCCAATTTAGTGGCCTATTTAAAATCCAATCTTAAAGACAAGGAAATAAATAAGATTTTTCTTGACAATAAGTTTTTCTTGTATAGAAGCTTGCAAGGACGCTTTTTGAATACTGCCGCAATATATATTGCACGCTTTATGCCCCTTCGTATCTTATTTAAGCTTTTAAAATAATTGAATATTAAGTATTAATACGCACCTTTTCTAGTAACAACAACGATGAAGGTTTGTAAAATAATCCAAATATCCAGCCAGATTGACCAATTTTGAATATAAAAAGTATCCAGAAAAATTCTCTCATCATATCCTGTTGATGATCGGCCGGATATTTGCCACATGCCTGATAATCCTGGGGTGACGGAAAATATATATTTAAATGTATCGCCGTATTTTTCTTTTTCAGGTTCGGTAACAGGGCGTGGACCGACAAAACTCATTTGGCCAAGTAGAATATTAAAAAGCTGAGGCAATTCATCAAGGCTTGTTTTGCGTAAAAATTTTCCAATGGAGGTAATACGCGGATCATGCTCAAGCTTTTGATGTTCCTCCCATTCACGTTTCATTTCTGGGTTATTCTCCAGTAATTCTTTTAAACGTTTATCCGCATCAGTTACCATTGATCGAAATTTCCACACCTTAATTTGCTTACCGTTTTTGCCGATACGCTTATGTCCATAGAATATCTTTCCTTTTGAAGTACATTTTACAAGAATCGCTATGATGACTATAATCGGGAGTATTAACGGCGAAAACAAAAGTAATATGCCTAAATCGATACATCGTTTGATAAATAAATTGATGGGACGTGTCAAACGATTCGATGCGGAAAAACCTAAAATATCGCCGAAGTTTCTCACTGAAAGCGATACGAATTTTATATTTTGATAGTACGGTATTGCAATGATGTAGCGGTAATCGGAAAGAATTGAGTCCAATGGGGTATTTGCCGTATTACCTTCCGGCAATTCCATAACGATTGCTGTTGTAATATTACAGGCGTGAACACAATCTTCAATTTCTTGTGAATAAGGGAATACAGGGATTCCTTTGTATTCCTCGTAGTCTGTTGCATCGATATTGATGATTGCTGCCGGGCGGTAACTTAATGAAGGTTTATTTAATAGCCTGTCTGCTATTGTGTACTTATTTTCATTGCTTACATATATAACTACCGGAACGCCCCACCAGCTAAAGGAACTAAATGCAGTCCGTATTCCTTCCCTTAATAAGGGTAGAAACAGAGTTGCAAAAGGAGTTGCTAAAAGGAGGGCAATACTTAACATCTCTCTATCATCCGTTTCAACTGCTATGGAAAGGGCAATTCCCGTAAAACAAAAAAAAGAAGTAAGAGAGAATTTACGCACTTCGTCAGCCGGCTGAAGCATGATACCGGGATAAAGACGAGCCGCAAAAAATGCTGCAGCAAAGGCCGGAAGGTATATCCAGTAGTTTATAAAATCACGGAATACAATCAGTGAACGGTCTACTGCATTAATAGCAAAAAAGCTTCCTCCAAAGCATAGCATTATCCCGATACAGTCGAAGATCATAAATGTTAGACCGGTCGCAAAAGAACTTGTATGATTAAAATGGGTTTTAAACCAACTAGTAAATTCCGATGGCTGCATAGTGTTACACTATCATATTTTCTAAAAAGAATCAAGGAGGTCTTCGTACCAACAGCATAAATCGTCTGCTGCATGGCATATTTCAAAACCGGAATTCCGCAATAAATCCGGGTGAGGCATTTTTTGTGCATGTTCGTAGCTGAGAAGCTTTTTTGCCCATTCTTTTATGTCGGCGTGTAACGGAAAAAACTCCACCAAGGGCGTAATAGCAGTGTCTTTAGTAACAGTATCGCTCATTAGGCATGGCAAACCTACCGATTGAGCTTCTATACCCACTACCGGCAAACCTTCATAGCGGCTTGGCAAAAGAAAAACATCAAAGGCATTCAAAAAATCGGGAATGTCCCGCCGGATGCCGGTAAAAAAAACCGCTTTTTCTATATCAAGCTCTTTAACGAGAGTACGAATCTCAGCTTCCAATTCTCCCGTTCCGATTAATATCAGAGCTGCATTCTGGTTTTGCCGGTAAGCTTCGGCAAATATCCGTACAAGTAATTCATGATTCTTTTGGAATGCAAAACGGCCGATATGACCGACAATAAAACGATTCTCCAAGTTAAATTCTTTACGTATTCGGTTTCGAGCCTCTTCATTGGGTGAAAAGCATGCGGTATCGATTGCATTTTTTATGAGGCGTACTTTTCCTTTTTGTACCGTTTGCGAACCGAAAAGCCAGCGGGCAGTGTAATCGGCACATGCCGCATAATGAGTTGCAAAAGTTTTTGAAAACGGCCGTAATACCTGCTTCATAAGGTTGCGCTTCCATTCTCCGCGGCTCATTGTACTATGACTGTGTGCAATTCGTATTGGAACTTTTGCACGGAATGCTGCATAGAGAGGAAAACAACTGAGTGTGTTTAAGTGTGAATGGACAATTGTATATCCGCCTTCTGCAAAAGCGGCACGGCATTGCCGCATATTGGTTAGCATAGAGTTTTCATAAGGTTCAAGTTTGATGATACGGCCGCCCAAATCAAGAATTTCTTCATCGATGAGAGTTTTATCATAACCGTCCATAAAAAAATCAAATTGTATGCGGCTTCTGTCTATGTTACGGTAATAGTTCATTACCACTGAATCTACACCGCTGATAACGGCTTTTCCTATAACTTGCGCAACTCTAATAGGGGCTTTATGGTGAATGTTTTGTTGAATTGTTTTCTTATTTAATGGTTCCATAAAAATATTCCCGTTTTATAAAGATTGATAATATCTATATCGGTTATCGGAGATAATCGGCAAAGACTTTAAAAATAACGAGATTGCTTCTTGTATGGATATAAGTAGTTTTATTATTGCAATCTATAAATTCAGAGGCTTATTTTTATTGATTATTTTTATTTTTTTTGATATTATGCTTAGGCTTGAGTGTTTTTTGATGATGTAAATATCTTTCGGCTATAATAAGATTCAAGATCAATTTTTTGATAGAGGTTTTTATGAAGGCAATAATTTTAGCAGGAGGGGCGGGAACCCGTTTATATCCGCTTACTAAGGCTGTTTCAAAACAAATTTTACCCATGTATGATAAGCCTATGATTTATTATCCCTTGTCGGTTATGATGCTTGCCGGTATACGTGAAGTTTTAATTATATCTACACCGCGGGATATAGGCCTTTTTAAAGAGCTCTTCGGTGATGGAAATTGGCTGGGTATGAAATTTGAGTATGCCGTTCAAGATAAACCTCGAGGTCTTGCTGATGCCTTTATAGTGGGCGAAAAGTTCATCGGTGCTGATTCCTGTGCTTTGGTTTTGGGTGATAATATCTTTTATGGAAGAGGCTTCAGCAGCACTTTGACAGATGCGGTTTCATTCATAAAAAATAATGGAGGAGCTTTAATTTTCGGTTATTATGTTAAGGACCCAAGAGCTTACGGAGTGGTTGATTTTGATAATAAAGGAAATGTTTTGAGTATTGAGGAGAAGCCTCAAAATCCAAAATCAAATTATGCAATCCCCGGTTTGTATTTTTATGATAATGAAGTAATTCAAATTGCAAAATCGGTTAAACCTTCGGCCAGAGGTGAGATTGAAATTACATCCGTAAATAATGCTTATCTCACTATGGGCAAATTAAGAGTTGAAAAGCTTGGTCGCGGCATGGCATGGCTTGATACGGGAACTTATGACGGCCTTTTAGAAGCCTCAAATTTTATAGCAACAATTCAAAAAAGGCAGGGAATGTATGTTTCCTGTATAGAAGAAATAGCTTATTTACAAAAATGGATTTCAAAAACTCAGCTTTTAAATTTATCTTCTTCCTATAATAATGAATATGGCGATTATCTAAAATATATTGCGGAAAATTGTTAAATTAAGGAGTTAATCTAAATGCGAAGTTTACAAAATATACTTGTAACCGGCGGTGCGGGTTTTATCGGTTCCAATTTTATCAGAACCTTATTAAAAAAAGAAGACGCATTTACGGGTCGTATTATAAATCTTGATGCTCTTACTTATGCAGGTAATGCCGCAAGCCTTGCCGATATGGAATCCGAATTCGGCGGAAGCCGATACTTTTTTATTCATGGAAATATCTGCGATAAAGA
The DNA window shown above is from Treponema denticola and carries:
- a CDS encoding YidC/Oxa1 family membrane protein insertase; translated protein: MVNFLYTIFIYPVYMFVEFVFFVANIIVDGNISMSIVLLSIGINMICLPMYNVAEQWQEKERAIQKKMKTKIVDIKAVFKGDERYLILSTYYRQNKYHPLYALRSMFALFIQIPFFIAAYKLLSDSPIMDKTSFLFFTDLGAPDKLLSLGNISINILPIIMTFVNIAASAVYTRGLMLKDKLMLYITALIFLLLLYNSPSGLVFYWTLNNLFSLLKNIFYKVKLSNKTWYIIAVIVMSILTCITTVMTISETKRPAALSGLLTVAIAVMPLIKKLFCFFEKRRLASVFNDDKKCFYVFLSSAAALCILIGLVIPSATIASSAQEFSNFGGFKHPLTVLYYPFTQSLGCLFWLLCIYKLFSKSVQKYFAYTAILLLMAALIDTFIFTGNYGDINNILIFEDATRLGHSMRYFAVNVLTITAGIIVMTFFVYSKFSKWLPSLLNIIVLTFLVITGFSCISIQKSYRRMLAGEITEKYDHKAYRVSKTGKNIFILMLDRSMNFFIDPVFENNDLVRKEYTGFTVFENSIAFGRSTNMSTPSLFGGYEYTPENINKRSDELLVDKHNEALSVLPRLFSEYNWMVSFTDPSWLNYSWIPDLSVFNKYNIRSKNIDGIGKYSRDFSSLYLEKTNGQTNLVARNMLYFSFFRILPSKVRKIFYNNGAYAKIENLYNVQMAFIDAYSALENLYKEIEFVSDGDCINIIVNNTTHEPPKDSDILFIRRGELIPLAKKYCLNEYTAEHFYANYLAHESCARFFHFLKDNGCWDNSRIIIAGDHGRASMHTVDMNFLSGFAGTDISPESLIPLIMMKDFDSDGPLRKDYTFMTLADIPILTTEGLEPEMQKNPFSGLPFKSSQDKTVIKAMHGGDWRANQQLKLTQFKTTEEDWVYVKENVYDQKCWSKKTFVNE
- a CDS encoding glycosyltransferase family 2 protein, whose amino-acid sequence is MSDILLSIVIPAYNAERFLHDLLSVLVEQVFECIENSIEVIIINDGSVDTTADIAQSFSERYSFISLINQDNKGECGARNTGIKNAKGRYIYFLDSDDVLPEGTLLFFQNFLSQSNESDVFAFGYEVHRNGMVSKTVFSESLNNRSFPSEVIKKLFLSKKLPICICSMIYRNAFISENALLFPVGVKIGGDMVFMVNTFAKACTLQYSKRISFIYQIRDDSVMQGYKGYNTDRIKSFAFIRDAVLKNYADYSSIKKEANFFIANSYLSNLVAYLKSNLKDKEINKIFLDNKFFLYRSLQGRFLNTAAIYIARFMPLRILFKLLK
- the wbaP gene encoding undecaprenyl-phosphate galactose phosphotransferase WbaP gives rise to the protein MQPSEFTSWFKTHFNHTSSFATGLTFMIFDCIGIMLCFGGSFFAINAVDRSLIVFRDFINYWIYLPAFAAAFFAARLYPGIMLQPADEVRKFSLTSFFCFTGIALSIAVETDDREMLSIALLLATPFATLFLPLLREGIRTAFSSFSWWGVPVVIYVSNENKYTIADRLLNKPSLSYRPAAIINIDATDYEEYKGIPVFPYSQEIEDCVHACNITTAIVMELPEGNTANTPLDSILSDYRYIIAIPYYQNIKFVSLSVRNFGDILGFSASNRLTRPINLFIKRCIDLGILLLFSPLILPIIVIIAILVKCTSKGKIFYGHKRIGKNGKQIKVWKFRSMVTDADKRLKELLENNPEMKREWEEHQKLEHDPRITSIGKFLRKTSLDELPQLFNILLGQMSFVGPRPVTEPEKEKYGDTFKYIFSVTPGLSGMWQISGRSSTGYDERIFLDTFYIQNWSIWLDIWIILQTFIVVVTRKGAY
- a CDS encoding glycosyltransferase family 1 protein — its product is MEPLNKKTIQQNIHHKAPIRVAQVIGKAVISGVDSVVMNYYRNIDRSRIQFDFFMDGYDKTLIDEEILDLGGRIIKLEPYENSMLTNMRQCRAAFAEGGYTIVHSHLNTLSCFPLYAAFRAKVPIRIAHSHSTMSRGEWKRNLMKQVLRPFSKTFATHYAACADYTARWLFGSQTVQKGKVRLIKNAIDTACFSPNEEARNRIRKEFNLENRFIVGHIGRFAFQKNHELLVRIFAEAYRQNQNAALILIGTGELEAEIRTLVKELDIEKAVFFTGIRRDIPDFLNAFDVFLLPSRYEGLPVVGIEAQSVGLPCLMSDTVTKDTAITPLVEFFPLHADIKEWAKKLLSYEHAQKMPHPDLLRNSGFEICHAADDLCCWYEDLLDSF
- the rfbA gene encoding glucose-1-phosphate thymidylyltransferase RfbA; translated protein: MKAIILAGGAGTRLYPLTKAVSKQILPMYDKPMIYYPLSVMMLAGIREVLIISTPRDIGLFKELFGDGNWLGMKFEYAVQDKPRGLADAFIVGEKFIGADSCALVLGDNIFYGRGFSSTLTDAVSFIKNNGGALIFGYYVKDPRAYGVVDFDNKGNVLSIEEKPQNPKSNYAIPGLYFYDNEVIQIAKSVKPSARGEIEITSVNNAYLTMGKLRVEKLGRGMAWLDTGTYDGLLEASNFIATIQKRQGMYVSCIEEIAYLQKWISKTQLLNLSSSYNNEYGDYLKYIAENC